Genomic segment of Umezawaea sp. Da 62-37:
CGTGGCCTGCCGGCCCTCGTCCACAACGCGACCGACGCGGAACAGGAACGCGGCGATGCCCGCGGCGCCCTGCATCCAGCCGACTCCCGGTGGCAGCAGGGGATCGGGCGCGCGGTGTTCGAGGAACCGCCAGTAGGCATGGGGCCCGTCGAGCACCGCGCGTTCGACCAGGGTGTCGGCCAGGTGCAGGGCGAATTCCAGGTCACCCGGATCGCCGTCGCGGTGGTGGGAGTCCAGGAACACCTCGCCCACGCCCGCGGTGCCGCAACAACGCCCGTCGTTGTCCCAGAAGCCGGGGCGGAGGCGCGCGGGCAGTCCCGACGTGCGGATGCCGTGCAGACACCGGCGGTGCCACGCCAACGGCGCCGCGCCCGCGATGTCCGCCACTCCGGCCTGGTGCAGGGCGAGGAAGAGCGATGAGGTGCCGGTCGGGCCGTGGCACCAGCCGTAGCTGAACTCCTCGTTGACGGCCGGGTCGCGGCTCGGGACGCGGTGCGGGACGGTGAAACCCGCGTGGTTCGGATCGCTGAGCGCCACGAGGTGCGCCGCACCGCGAGCCGCGGCTTGGGTGAAGTCGGGCCGGTCGAGTTCGGCGCCCGCGAGGGCCAGTGCCGTCGCGATACCCGAGAGGCCGTGGGAGAAGTTCGGAAACTGCTCGATCTTGGTGACGTGGAAGCGCCGCGGCACCCTCTGCCAGTTGAGGCCCGTCGGTAATTCCTCGGCCTCGGCCATGAGCACCCCGGCGGCGTGCTCCGCGAGCGCGCTCGCGTGTGCGACGCCATGCCGTCGAGCCCACAGGGCGCCCAGCAGGACACCGGCTGTGCCGTGCACGACGTCCTGGATGTGGGAGCCCGACCGGAACGACTCCGTCCCAAGCCATTCCTGAGGCCAGCCATCAGGCGTGGAAAGCGCTATCAGCCGATCCACCGCGGCATCCGATCCGGTGGCGTCGAGCGCGGTCAACACGCCGATCGTGCTCGTGAGCCCGGAGAAGAAGGTGTAGTCGGTCGTGGTGGCCACCTCGCCGCGGACCTGTTCGACGATCGCGTCGGCCAGCCGCCGCTCCTCACGGGTCCACGGGCGAGCGGAACGGATCTCGCTCAGCACGTGGGCGAGGCCGCCGACCCCGCTGTGCATGCTGTCCCGGCTCTCCGGATCCAGCGGACCGGCCGCCGACGCGGGAATCCACAGCACGTCCTCCCAGCGCACCTGGTCCAACACCCACCGCCAGGCGGCATCCGCGACACGCCTGTGGATCCCGGCCTTGTGCAAGATCACCCTTTCGACTTCCACCCACCAGGTGTCAACAGCGGTTCTCGTCCCGCGTCGGGATCAAGTGGGTGTTGGGCGACCCGATCGGCCGGTGGTGAGGACCAGGATGACGATATCAACCACGGCAGGGCGGGCCGCGATGTGCACCAGGACGGCGTCGAGGTCCGACACCGCCGGGCGTTCCCGCGGTGGACCGTGGTCGAGGTCGTTCGCGTGCGGCACGGCCGCCTGCGCCGACGTGGACATCGCGTCGAGTCCTCATGGCGGTACTGCCCGCCGTGCTCGACCAGCACCATGTGCTGCGAGGCGGAACTCGGGTCGAGGGAGTCGGGATGGGTGATCTCTTCGCCCTGTGGCGAAGTCGTGTCGATGCCAACAGCCGCCGCGCTGTCGACGTCTACACACGCGAACTCCCCGACTTCCGCGAACTCGCGTCGGGCACCCGCGCCCGTGCCGAGATCCTGGACTTCGCGATGTTCCTGCGGCAGCGGACAGTCGCCCTGGTGGCCGAGAACGGGCTTTTCCCCGCCGACGACCTGGCCTTCATCGCGGAGGTCGGGCACGAGCGCGCCACGAGGGGGCTCTCGCTGGCCTCGCAGCGCCACGTCCAGGTCCTGCACACCTCGCTCACCCTGAAGGAGGTGCACGAGGCCGCCAACCCCCGGCACGACCTCGAGGACGTCATGCGCACGCTCGCCTCGTTGCCCGCGCTGGGGTTGGCCGCGCAGACCGCCTACACGTCGGGTTTCGTCGCCGGGCAGGAAACCGTGCTGCCCGCGGTCGACCGCGTCCGGCAGTTCGCGCGGATGCTGCTCGCCGACGACCCCGCCGCCGCGCTCACGGCCACGAGCCTGGACATGGGGTCGTCCGACCGCTGGCTCGTCGTGGTCGTGCGGACACCCGCGATGCGCGGGGATCGCGAGTCGGTCGTCCGGGACCTGCTGGAGCGGCACTGGATACCGGTGTGCTGGACGGAACCCGGCGAGTTCGTCGCGCTGATCCCGGACGACGGCTCCCGTGTCCTCGACGTCGTCAAGGACCTCGGGGACCTCGTCGGCGTGCCGTGCGCGGTCGGCGCCTCGCGGGGCCGGACCGGTGGTCTGGCCGAGACGTTCGAGCGGGCGCGGCGGGTCAGCCGGGCGGCCCCGATCCGACAGGCGCCCACCACCGTGCACCACCTGACCGACCTCTTCGCCGAGATCGGTGCCGCGCGCCTGCCACCGGTCGACCGCTGGCTGAGCGAGGTGGCCGACCGGCTCGCCGAGGGCCCGGACCTGGTGGCGACACTCGACGCCTTCTACCGCAACGACATGGCCAGGACGCGGACGGCGTCGGCGTTGAAGATCCACCCCCGTACGCTGGAATACCGGCTGCGCCGGGTCCGGGACCTGACCGGGCTGGAACCGCTTTCCGTGCGCGGCGTGCGGGCCCTGAGCACCACCGTGACCCGTGTCCTCGCCGGCGAGCAGTAGGAGGAACCGGTGGACGATCTTCTCGGTCGGTTGGGGAAGCAGGTGTCCGCCAACGCCGAACGGGTCGTCGAGGTCTGCGCGGACGAACTGCCGGACTACGCCGTGGCGGCGGGCGATCCGCGCGAGTACGCGGACATGCTCGACTTCGCGGTGTTCATCCGGCGTCGCACCATCGAACTCGTCGCGGGTGACGAGCCCCTGACCCAGGACGATCTCGCGGTGGTCTCGGCCACCGGGGAACGACGCGGTGCGACCGGCATGTCCGGAACGGCCCTGCGCCGCCTGCTCGCGTTGCACGCGGGCGCCACCCTCAACGAGATCCAGGAGGCGTCAGGCCCGAACGACCTGCCCGTGACCATGCGGATGCTCGGTTGGCTGGGACCGCAGGGTGCGGCCGCCCAGCAGGCCTACACCGTCGGATTCCTGAAGGGGCAGCAGCGTTTCCTGCCGGTCATCGCCCAGGTGCGGCAGTTCGCGGAGATGGTGCTGACCGACCAGGTGGCCGCCCTCGCCAACGGCCGGGACCTGGGCGTCCAGGTGCCCGAGACCTACCAGGTGATCGTCGCCCGGACCGCGGACGTGGCGACCGGAACGGCGGACGAGGTCGTGCACACCGCCTGGCACCGGTACGGCGCCCCGGCGACCTGGCGCGGACGTGACGAGTTCGTCGCACTGGTCCCGGCGGAGCAGCACGCGAACGCCACCAAGCTGATCGGTGACGTCGCCGGGATCATCGGACAGCCCCTCTCGGTCGGTGCGGCCACCGGCCCGGCGACGTCGCTCTCCGAGGCCTTCGCCCTGGCACGGCGGATCAGCCGGGTGACGCGCGCCGAGTCCGCACCCGGACACCTCTACACCGCGGCCGACGTGTTCATCGAACTCGGCGCCGCCGAACTGCCCGAGATCGACCGCTGGTTGCACCGGTTGGCGCAGCGGCTGGCGGGAGGTCCGGACCTGGTCGACACCCTGGACGCGTACTACCGGCACGACCTGAACCGGCTGCGGGCGGCCGCCGCGCTGCGCATCCACCCCCGCAGCCTGGACTACCGCCTCCAACGGGTTCGCGACATAACCGGCATCGCCCCGCCCAGCACCCACGGCATCCGGGTGCTGAGCGCGGTCGTCTCGCGCGTGCTGGCGGGCCGGGGCCCGTCGTCGCCACCGCGGCGATGACGGGCCCCGCTCGGTCAGACCTTCACGAGCAGGTACTCGTAGGGCGAGGATCCGGACGAGGCCGAGCAGTTGGAGCCCTGGCGCGCGGAGCTGTACGAGTAGCCCGACGGGACCCCGCAGGCCCACAGGCCGGTCAGGTTGACGTTCACGGCGTCGAGCAGGAAGTACTCGTAGCTGAACCCGCAGGCGGACTGGTACCGCACGGCCGACCAGGTGAACCCGGACGGCACGAGGCACGACCAGGTGCGGTGCAAGCCGTTCACCCCCACCTCTGGCGAGACGGCGACCGAATCGCTGATCTGCACCGTGCCCGTGGCGGGCGCGGCCTGGGCGGCGGGTGCGACGACTCCCGACACGGCCATGATCGCGAACAACGCTGCTAGCAGGCGGAACTTCTTCACTGGCGGTTCTCCTCACCGGAGGAACTGGCGACTTCCGAAGCCTCCCAGCGCGTCCGGTGGGGCGTCTTCGTCAGTCCGCGCAAAGCGCGGGCGGCACTTCGCGGGGACCCGCAACCGCCACGTGACGACTCAGGTAGCCGATTGGCTTGTCGGAGGCCGCGCACGTGTTCACCCGCGCCGCTTTCGGGGTACCGGAGGTCGTGGGCAACGGCAAGCACTCCAGCGAGTGCACCCGCACCGTGACGAAAGGAATCCCGGAGTGACCATGACGCCGCAACACCGTCGATTGGCAGTCGTGATCGCGTTCGTCGTCGCCGCGCTCGCCGCGGGCGTGCTGGGAGCGCTGCTGGAACTGGCCACCGACCTGTGGTGGACCCGGTACGTGCCGATGGTGGTCGTCGCCGCCGTCGCCGTCGTGGCGGTGCTGCGGTTGGACCTGTTCGGATTGCGGAAGTGATGGCACCCCGTCAGGCCTCGCTGAACGTGGTGGAAACTGCCCGACGACCCGGGCAACGCGGTCGCGCCCAACTCCGGCAGGTCCACCGCACCCGATAACGGCGTGCGGTGGGCCTGCCGGTCGTCGCCATCCGTTGGGGCGTCGGCATCATCGCGCTGTTCGTCGACGGCCTGCGCCCTCGCCTGACCTAGGGAGGCGTCGGCGAGGCGATGAGCATGACCACTTCGGCGGCTTCGTCGGCGCTGCGGTAGAGGTGCGCCTGGTCGCCCGCGAAGGCGAGGAGGTCGCCCGCGCCGAGAGTGGCTGGATCGTCGGCCGGGCCCGCGGTGACCGTGCCGCTGCCCACCAGGAGGATCTCCGTGGTTCCCGGCGAGTGCGCGACGCCGTCGACCTGGGTCCGCGGTGGCAGGCGCAGGCGCCACATCTCGACGCTGTCGCCGCCTCCGACGCGTCTGAGCAACTCCCTGGCGGGCCCCGTGTCGGGCATGGGCGTGCCCCGGAGCAGTAGCGGTCCGGGGTCCGTGCCGCGGGTCAGCAGGTCGGTCAGGGGGACCCGCAGCGCCACGGCCAACGCGTCGAGGGTGTCCACCGTGGGATTCGCCTGACCCGCTTCCAGCGCGGACACCGTCGCCTTGCTGAGCCCGGCCTGCCGGGCGAGTTCCGCCGCGCTGAGCCCGCGCTGCGTCCGGCGCAACCGCAGCTGTGCCGCTATCGCTGCGGCCAGAGGACCGCCGCCGGCACCAGCGTTTGATATACTAGACATACGTTCAGTATATCGAACGGCACGGGCCTGTGCCAGGTCATGACGTGAGGACGGGCGATGGGAACAGGGAACATCCGCGCGGCGGTCGTGCAGTCCGCGACCACGCTGTTCGACAGCCGGGGCGCGGTCGCCCTGGTCGACAAGTGGGCCGCGAAGGCGCGGGCCGAGGGCGCTCGGCTCGTGGTGTTCCCCGAGGCGTACGTCGGGGGTTATCCGAAGGGCAGCACCT
This window contains:
- a CDS encoding lanthionine synthetase LanC family protein, yielding MILHKAGIHRRVADAAWRWVLDQVRWEDVLWIPASAAGPLDPESRDSMHSGVGGLAHVLSEIRSARPWTREERRLADAIVEQVRGEVATTTDYTFFSGLTSTIGVLTALDATGSDAAVDRLIALSTPDGWPQEWLGTESFRSGSHIQDVVHGTAGVLLGALWARRHGVAHASALAEHAAGVLMAEAEELPTGLNWQRVPRRFHVTKIEQFPNFSHGLSGIATALALAGAELDRPDFTQAAARGAAHLVALSDPNHAGFTVPHRVPSRDPAVNEEFSYGWCHGPTGTSSLFLALHQAGVADIAGAAPLAWHRRCLHGIRTSGLPARLRPGFWDNDGRCCGTAGVGEVFLDSHHRDGDPGDLEFALHLADTLVERAVLDGPHAYWRFLEHRAPDPLLPPGVGWMQGAAGIAAFLFRVGRVVDEGRQATTVPRMDTWWPSAPV
- a CDS encoding helix-turn-helix domain-containing protein, which codes for MGDLFALWRSRVDANSRRAVDVYTRELPDFRELASGTRARAEILDFAMFLRQRTVALVAENGLFPADDLAFIAEVGHERATRGLSLASQRHVQVLHTSLTLKEVHEAANPRHDLEDVMRTLASLPALGLAAQTAYTSGFVAGQETVLPAVDRVRQFARMLLADDPAAALTATSLDMGSSDRWLVVVVRTPAMRGDRESVVRDLLERHWIPVCWTEPGEFVALIPDDGSRVLDVVKDLGDLVGVPCAVGASRGRTGGLAETFERARRVSRAAPIRQAPTTVHHLTDLFAEIGAARLPPVDRWLSEVADRLAEGPDLVATLDAFYRNDMARTRTASALKIHPRTLEYRLRRVRDLTGLEPLSVRGVRALSTTVTRVLAGEQ
- a CDS encoding helix-turn-helix domain-containing protein gives rise to the protein MDDLLGRLGKQVSANAERVVEVCADELPDYAVAAGDPREYADMLDFAVFIRRRTIELVAGDEPLTQDDLAVVSATGERRGATGMSGTALRRLLALHAGATLNEIQEASGPNDLPVTMRMLGWLGPQGAAAQQAYTVGFLKGQQRFLPVIAQVRQFAEMVLTDQVAALANGRDLGVQVPETYQVIVARTADVATGTADEVVHTAWHRYGAPATWRGRDEFVALVPAEQHANATKLIGDVAGIIGQPLSVGAATGPATSLSEAFALARRISRVTRAESAPGHLYTAADVFIELGAAELPEIDRWLHRLAQRLAGGPDLVDTLDAYYRHDLNRLRAAAALRIHPRSLDYRLQRVRDITGIAPPSTHGIRVLSAVVSRVLAGRGPSSPPRR
- a CDS encoding XRE family transcriptional regulator; translated protein: MSSISNAGAGGGPLAAAIAAQLRLRRTQRGLSAAELARQAGLSKATVSALEAGQANPTVDTLDALAVALRVPLTDLLTRGTDPGPLLLRGTPMPDTGPARELLRRVGGGDSVEMWRLRLPPRTQVDGVAHSPGTTEILLVGSGTVTAGPADDPATLGAGDLLAFAGDQAHLYRSADEAAEVVMLIASPTPP